From Pirellulales bacterium, one genomic window encodes:
- the gcvH gene encoding glycine cleavage system protein GcvH: protein MKPENLLFSKSHEWVHIEPDASGGKVATVGISAFALEALTDLVHIELPKVGRTLKTGESFGEIESVKAVSDLYSPVDGTVVAVHDSLPGELDSLPSDPYGQGWIAKIKITDETSLGELMDYNAYQKQCAEEGH from the coding sequence GTGAAGCCCGAGAACCTGCTGTTTTCCAAATCGCACGAATGGGTCCACATCGAGCCGGATGCGTCCGGCGGAAAAGTGGCGACGGTCGGCATTTCGGCCTTTGCCCTGGAGGCTCTCACGGATCTCGTACACATCGAACTGCCGAAAGTGGGACGTACGCTTAAGACGGGCGAGTCGTTCGGCGAGATCGAGTCGGTGAAAGCCGTAAGCGACCTGTACAGCCCCGTCGATGGCACGGTGGTGGCCGTGCACGATTCGCTGCCGGGCGAGCTCGATTCGCTGCCGAGCGACCCGTACGGCCAGGGTTGGATCGCGAAGATCAAAATCACCGACGAAACGTCGCTCGGCGAGTTGATGGACTACAACGCTTATCAGAAGCAATGCGCCGAAGAGGGGCACTGA
- the gcvPA gene encoding aminomethyl-transferring glycine dehydrogenase subunit GcvPA, translating into MPFLLNTPDDHQAMLAAIGVSSMDELFAMVPADLRLRRDLAIPPALTEIELTAHMGALARANVAAGEKVCFLGAGCYDHFVPAVVDAIAGRAEFYTSYTPYQAEASQGNLQAFFEYQTLISRLTGMEVANASLYDGATAATEAVLMSMSATGRQGHVVTAASVHPEYRQTLSAYLQNLGVEQTVVGTTTGAIAPQDLFDAVRDDTACVLVQHPNFFGCLEEVEKLAQIAHDKGAMFIVVADPISLGLLKRPGDYDADIVVAEGQSLGIPMQFGGPYLGIMACRERLVRRMPGRIAGQTVDRRGRRCWVLTLQTREQHIRREKATSNICTNQGLLALRATVYLALVGPEGLREAAELSLRKAHYARERLATVERLELPFGGPTFKEFAVRDRDGQVESLLSELAANDIFAGVPLAPWYPELADCFLVAVTEKRTRHEIDALVASIKSSNRKAAPAHA; encoded by the coding sequence ATGCCTTTCTTGCTCAACACACCCGACGATCATCAGGCCATGTTGGCCGCAATCGGCGTCAGCTCGATGGACGAGCTGTTTGCCATGGTGCCGGCCGATTTGCGGCTGCGTCGGGACCTGGCCATTCCGCCGGCGCTTACCGAGATCGAGCTGACCGCGCACATGGGAGCGCTTGCCCGGGCGAACGTGGCGGCGGGCGAGAAGGTCTGCTTTCTTGGCGCCGGCTGCTACGACCATTTCGTCCCCGCGGTCGTCGACGCCATTGCCGGCCGGGCCGAATTCTATACCTCGTACACTCCCTACCAGGCCGAGGCGAGCCAGGGCAACTTGCAGGCGTTTTTCGAGTACCAGACGCTGATCAGCCGCCTGACCGGAATGGAAGTGGCCAACGCCAGTCTGTACGACGGCGCCACGGCCGCGACCGAAGCTGTGCTGATGAGCATGAGTGCCACCGGCCGGCAGGGGCACGTTGTCACCGCCGCCAGCGTACACCCCGAATATCGGCAAACGCTTTCGGCGTACCTGCAAAACCTGGGCGTCGAGCAAACCGTCGTCGGCACGACCACGGGCGCGATCGCGCCGCAGGATTTGTTCGACGCCGTGCGCGACGACACGGCCTGCGTGCTGGTGCAGCACCCGAATTTCTTCGGCTGTTTGGAAGAAGTCGAAAAGCTGGCGCAGATCGCCCACGACAAGGGGGCCATGTTTATCGTCGTGGCCGATCCGATCAGCTTGGGCCTGTTAAAGCGGCCGGGTGACTATGATGCCGACATCGTTGTGGCCGAGGGGCAATCGCTGGGCATTCCCATGCAGTTCGGCGGACCCTACCTGGGCATCATGGCTTGTCGCGAACGGCTGGTGCGGCGCATGCCGGGACGCATTGCCGGGCAGACGGTCGATCGCCGGGGCCGGCGCTGCTGGGTTTTGACGCTACAAACGCGTGAACAGCACATTCGACGCGAAAAGGCCACGAGCAACATCTGCACCAATCAAGGCCTGTTGGCGCTACGGGCCACGGTTTACCTGGCCCTGGTTGGGCCCGAAGGTCTGCGGGAAGCGGCTGAGCTCTCGCTACGCAAGGCGCATTACGCCCGCGAGCGACTGGCGACGGTGGAGCGGCTGGAGCTGCCTTTTGGTGGGCCGACGTTCAAGGAATTCGCGGTTCGCGATCGTGACGGGCAAGTGGAGTCGCTCCTATCGGAATTAGCGGCGAACGACATCTTTGCCGGCGTACCGCTCGCGCCGTGGTATCCAGAGCTGGCTGACTGTTTCCTCGTGGCCGTCACCGAAAAGCGTACGCGGCACGAAATCGACGCGCTGGTCGCATCCATAAAGAGCAGCAATCGAAAGGCGGCACCCGCCCATGCGTAA
- the rnr gene encoding ribonuclease R gives MAHDEPGDLEQALLELVNRSDYRPVKPKLLVKRLHVAQDDVHELKRTIKKLVKRGLLTYGPNHLVQAGAGVPAQNRITGVFRRAAAGFGFVRPSGVGAEHTREQDIYIAADDSGDAASGDTVLVRMTKDRGGRFRNPRGAIVEVLERDTHSFVGTYFEAGGLGMVQVDGTVFAKPVTVGDPGAKNAQVGEKVVFEMVRFPSHLHDGEGVITEVLGARGDPGVDTMSIIREFNLPEHFGEDVLDAAREEADKFDESIGPGRTDFTHEVVVTIDPVDARDFDDAISLLRLSNGHWMLGVHIADVSHFVKPGTALDREAHKRATSVYLPDRVLPMLPEVISNGLASLQPGRVRYTKTAMIEFTGDGARVAVDLHAGAIRSRHRFTYEEIDDYLANPKKWKEQLPPEVFELVARMHELAMMLRARRFKRGSLELSLDSVKVDLDKNGRVVGAHREQNSESHQIIEEFMLAANEAVADSLAEADLHFLRRVHHAPDPRRLKALTDFVKELGYQTDSLESRFEIQRLLNEVADKPERQAVNYAILRSLAQAVYSPEVEGHYALASDCYCHFTSPIRRYPDLTIHRLIDGILKNKKPRNDLTELVVLGQHCSDRERRAEAAERELTKVKLLDYLGQRIGEEMDAVVTGVEEYGLFAQGIALPAEGMIHVSSLADDFYSFDRRTHSLSGRRSGNSFRLGDVIRVAVARVDVDRRELDLRVVTRDDRGPVIARPKRDSVRLSARAGKPGRGGYAGKKSGGGKAKDKKRKKRR, from the coding sequence ATGGCACATGATGAGCCTGGCGATTTGGAACAGGCACTCCTGGAACTCGTCAACCGATCGGACTATCGGCCGGTGAAGCCCAAGCTGCTCGTGAAGCGGCTGCACGTCGCGCAGGATGACGTCCACGAACTAAAGCGAACGATCAAGAAGCTGGTCAAGCGCGGGCTGTTGACCTATGGCCCCAACCACCTGGTGCAGGCCGGCGCCGGCGTGCCGGCGCAAAACCGGATCACGGGCGTCTTCCGCCGGGCCGCGGCCGGTTTCGGCTTCGTACGCCCCAGCGGCGTCGGCGCCGAGCACACGCGCGAGCAGGATATTTACATCGCCGCCGACGATTCCGGCGACGCGGCCAGCGGCGACACGGTGCTGGTGCGAATGACCAAAGATCGCGGCGGACGCTTTCGCAATCCGCGCGGCGCGATCGTCGAAGTTCTGGAGCGCGACACCCATTCCTTCGTCGGCACGTACTTCGAAGCCGGTGGGCTGGGCATGGTGCAGGTCGATGGCACCGTCTTCGCCAAGCCCGTCACGGTCGGCGACCCTGGCGCGAAGAACGCGCAAGTCGGCGAGAAAGTCGTCTTCGAGATGGTCCGCTTTCCCAGCCATCTGCACGATGGCGAAGGCGTGATCACCGAAGTGCTGGGCGCACGCGGCGATCCGGGCGTCGACACCATGTCGATCATCCGCGAATTCAATCTGCCCGAGCATTTCGGCGAAGACGTTCTGGACGCCGCCCGGGAAGAGGCCGACAAGTTCGACGAATCGATCGGTCCCGGCCGCACTGATTTCACGCACGAGGTCGTGGTGACGATCGATCCCGTCGATGCCCGCGACTTCGACGATGCCATTTCGCTGTTGCGACTCTCCAACGGGCACTGGATGTTGGGCGTTCACATTGCCGATGTGTCGCACTTTGTGAAGCCCGGCACGGCTCTCGATCGCGAGGCGCACAAGCGCGCTACGAGCGTCTACTTGCCCGACCGCGTGTTGCCGATGCTGCCCGAGGTGATCTCGAATGGTCTGGCCAGTTTGCAGCCGGGGCGTGTGCGCTACACCAAGACGGCGATGATCGAGTTTACCGGCGACGGGGCTCGCGTGGCGGTCGATCTGCACGCCGGAGCGATCCGCAGTCGCCACCGCTTTACGTACGAAGAGATCGACGACTATCTGGCCAATCCGAAGAAGTGGAAGGAGCAACTGCCGCCCGAGGTCTTCGAGCTGGTCGCGCGTATGCACGAGCTGGCGATGATGCTGCGGGCACGCCGCTTCAAACGCGGCTCGCTCGAACTATCGCTCGACTCGGTCAAGGTCGACCTCGACAAGAATGGCCGCGTCGTGGGTGCCCATCGCGAGCAGAACAGCGAAAGTCATCAGATCATCGAAGAATTCATGCTGGCGGCCAACGAGGCCGTGGCCGACTCGCTGGCCGAGGCCGATCTGCACTTCCTCCGCCGCGTGCATCACGCCCCCGACCCGCGCCGGCTGAAGGCGCTGACCGATTTCGTAAAAGAGTTGGGATACCAGACCGACAGCCTGGAGAGCCGCTTCGAAATTCAGCGACTGCTCAACGAAGTGGCCGACAAGCCGGAGCGGCAGGCGGTGAATTACGCCATCCTGCGCAGCCTGGCCCAGGCAGTTTACAGTCCCGAGGTCGAAGGGCATTACGCCCTGGCCAGCGATTGCTATTGCCATTTCACCTCGCCCATTCGTCGTTATCCCGACCTGACGATCCATCGATTGATCGACGGCATTCTCAAGAACAAGAAGCCGCGCAACGACCTGACCGAGCTGGTCGTGCTGGGCCAGCATTGCTCGGACCGCGAGCGACGTGCCGAGGCGGCCGAGCGCGAGCTGACCAAGGTCAAGCTGCTCGACTATCTCGGTCAGCGGATCGGCGAAGAAATGGATGCCGTGGTCACCGGCGTCGAAGAGTACGGGCTGTTCGCCCAAGGGATCGCACTGCCGGCCGAGGGGATGATCCACGTCTCGAGCCTGGCCGACGATTTTTACAGCTTCGACCGGCGCACCCACAGCCTGTCAGGCCGGCGCTCGGGCAATAGCTTTCGTCTCGGCGATGTGATCCGCGTGGCGGTGGCACGGGTCGACGTCGATCGCCGCGAGTTGGATCTGCGCGTGGTCACGCGCGACGACCGCGGACCGGTGATCGCCCGGCCGAAGCGCGACAGTGTGCGCCTCTCAGCCCGCGCCGGCAAACCAGGCCGCGGCGGATACGCAGGCAAGAAATCCGGCGGCGGCAAGGCGAAGGATAAGAAGCGGAAGAAGCGACGGTAA
- the gcvT gene encoding glycine cleavage system aminomethyltransferase GcvT: MATALAQTPLFHWHASHGGRMVDFAGWSMPVQYTSIVAEHTATRTTATLFDISHMGRLRFDGPGATGFLDSLVTRRVTDQKPAQVRYSLVTNEEGGILDDVLVYHLADAGGGSYWLMVVNASNRAKIVQFVETHLPLASDVLFTDVTFDWAMIAVQGPRASALVQPLVELPVNTLKYYQAAETRIAGHGGIVSRTGYTGEDGYELILGARAVEGVWQSLVDRGTTPAGLGARDTLRLEAGMPLYGHELSESIDPFQAGLDFAVNLDRRAFSGSEALARLQQQTGRLHRVGLTMTGKRVPREGYSILAAGQVVGQVTSGTFSPTLEVPIAMGYVQPQYAHPNTELAIDIRGRAEPARVVPLPFYRRTTKGSPT; encoded by the coding sequence ATGGCTACTGCGCTAGCACAAACACCGCTCTTCCATTGGCACGCCTCGCACGGAGGGCGGATGGTTGACTTCGCCGGCTGGTCGATGCCGGTGCAATACACGTCGATCGTGGCCGAGCACACCGCCACACGCACGACGGCCACCTTGTTCGATATCTCGCACATGGGCCGGCTGCGCTTCGACGGACCGGGTGCGACCGGTTTTCTCGATTCCCTGGTCACTCGTCGGGTTACCGACCAGAAGCCAGCTCAGGTGCGCTACTCGCTCGTTACGAACGAAGAGGGCGGCATTCTTGACGACGTGCTGGTCTACCACCTGGCCGACGCCGGTGGCGGCTCGTACTGGCTGATGGTCGTCAACGCCAGCAACCGCGCGAAAATCGTGCAGTTTGTCGAGACGCACTTGCCGCTCGCTTCGGATGTGCTGTTTACCGACGTCACGTTCGATTGGGCGATGATCGCCGTGCAAGGGCCGCGCGCCAGCGCGCTCGTGCAGCCGCTGGTGGAGTTGCCGGTCAATACGCTGAAATACTATCAAGCCGCGGAAACTCGCATCGCCGGCCACGGCGGCATCGTCAGCCGTACCGGCTACACAGGCGAAGACGGCTACGAATTGATTCTCGGCGCCCGCGCCGTCGAAGGCGTCTGGCAATCGCTCGTCGATCGCGGCACCACGCCCGCGGGTCTGGGCGCGCGCGACACATTGCGGCTCGAGGCGGGCATGCCCCTCTATGGCCACGAGCTGAGCGAATCGATCGACCCGTTTCAGGCCGGGCTGGATTTCGCCGTGAACCTCGACCGCCGGGCGTTTTCAGGGAGCGAGGCACTTGCGCGTTTGCAGCAGCAGACGGGCCGCTTGCATCGCGTGGGCCTGACGATGACCGGCAAGCGCGTGCCGCGCGAAGGATATTCGATCCTCGCCGCCGGCCAGGTCGTGGGGCAAGTCACCAGCGGCACGTTCTCACCCACGCTCGAAGTCCCGATCGCGATGGGCTACGTGCAGCCGCAGTACGCGCACCCCAACACGGAACTTGCCATCGATATCCGCGGCCGCGCCGAGCCGGCGCGCGTCGTGCCGCTCCCCTTCTATCGTCGAACCACGAAAGGAAGCCCGACGTGA
- the gcvPB gene encoding aminomethyl-transferring glycine dehydrogenase subunit GcvPB, whose translation MRNTRATVPLFDLAKPGRRATRFPASDVPDVPLARIVPPSALAQGPPPLAELAEPDVVRHFTNLSTMNMSVDTHFYPLGSCTMKHNPKRNERLASLPGMLDLHPYQPEETLQGMLALLYELQQMLGEIGGLPAVSLQPAAGAQGELTSLLMAAAYFRDRGEERTKVLAPDSAHGTNPASAAVAGFEAVTVKSTPQGFVDLEDLERKLDRETAVFMITNPNTLGMFEPNIKRIADMVHGAGGLLYLDGANMNAILGITRPGDFGADMMHFNCHKTFSGPHGSGGPGAGPIAVTSTLAPYLPVPLVARDGAGYRLDCDRPKSIGRVRSFFGNVGILVRAYCYIRSHGPDGLRRVSENAVLNANYLLARVKHIFPVPQGNRCMHEFVASAAKLKADKDISAMDIAKRLLDYGFHAPTVYFPPIVREALMVEPTETESKETLDAFAETLFRITEEPADLLHEAPHTTPISRPDEVRAARQPIMVAPDAAHELPPGKKGAS comes from the coding sequence ATGCGTAATACTCGTGCGACCGTGCCCTTGTTTGATTTGGCCAAGCCGGGCCGGCGCGCCACGCGTTTTCCGGCCAGCGACGTTCCGGACGTGCCCCTGGCCAGGATCGTGCCGCCGTCGGCATTGGCCCAAGGTCCGCCACCGTTGGCCGAATTGGCAGAGCCCGACGTGGTGCGGCATTTCACGAACCTGTCGACCATGAACATGTCGGTCGACACGCATTTCTATCCGCTTGGTTCGTGCACGATGAAGCACAACCCGAAGAGGAACGAGCGCCTGGCCTCGCTGCCTGGCATGCTCGACCTGCACCCCTATCAGCCTGAAGAGACGCTGCAGGGGATGTTGGCGCTGCTTTACGAATTGCAGCAGATGCTGGGCGAAATCGGTGGTCTGCCGGCCGTTTCGTTGCAGCCCGCCGCAGGAGCACAGGGGGAATTGACGTCGTTGTTGATGGCGGCCGCCTATTTCCGCGATCGGGGCGAAGAGCGAACCAAGGTCCTGGCGCCCGACAGCGCCCATGGCACCAACCCGGCCAGTGCCGCGGTAGCCGGCTTCGAGGCCGTCACGGTCAAAAGCACGCCGCAGGGATTTGTCGACCTGGAAGACCTCGAGCGCAAGCTCGACCGAGAGACGGCCGTGTTCATGATCACGAATCCCAATACGCTCGGCATGTTCGAGCCGAACATCAAGCGCATCGCCGACATGGTACATGGCGCCGGCGGCCTTTTGTACCTCGACGGCGCGAATATGAACGCCATCTTGGGCATTACCCGACCCGGCGATTTTGGCGCCGACATGATGCACTTCAATTGTCACAAGACCTTCAGCGGTCCGCACGGCAGCGGCGGTCCTGGCGCGGGTCCCATCGCGGTTACCAGCACGCTGGCGCCGTATCTGCCGGTTCCTTTGGTCGCGCGCGACGGGGCCGGTTACCGGTTGGACTGCGACCGGCCAAAGTCGATCGGCCGCGTGCGTAGCTTTTTCGGCAATGTGGGCATCCTGGTGCGGGCTTATTGCTACATCCGCTCGCACGGTCCCGACGGGCTGCGGCGCGTCAGCGAGAACGCCGTATTGAACGCGAATTACCTGTTGGCTCGGGTGAAGCACATTTTCCCGGTGCCGCAGGGCAATCGCTGCATGCACGAGTTCGTGGCCTCGGCCGCGAAGCTCAAGGCCGACAAGGACATCTCGGCGATGGATATCGCCAAGCGGCTCTTGGATTACGGTTTTCACGCGCCGACGGTCTATTTCCCGCCGATCGTGCGCGAAGCTTTGATGGTCGAGCCGACGGAGACGGAAAGCAAAGAGACGCTGGACGCGTTCGCCGAGACCTTGTTCCGCATCACCGAAGAGCCGGCGGATCTCCTGCACGAAGCTCCGCACACCACGCCGATCAGCCGCCCCGATGAAGTGCGCGCCGCCCGGCAGCCGATCATGGTGGCCCCGGACGCGGCGCACGAGTTGCCGCCCGGCAAAAAGGGCGCGTCTTAG
- a CDS encoding biotin/lipoate A/B protein ligase family protein codes for MNAWRLIESPAAAGDWNMAVDAALMDSVAAGGPCTLRFYRWEAPTLSLGYFQAAAQRDEHAPSRDCPLVRRATGGGAIVHDIEITYSLVLPAEHPRAALAQELYQLLHETLVEVLGEWHIAATICPRGDKLSAHEEPFLCFQRRAAGDVLLGESKIAGSAQRRRRGAILQHGSVLLSKSRAAPELFGISDLGGTVVPAHDLQGAWRDRLGRRCEVCWRAEGLSVEETGRAARLVEEIYGQLDWTRRR; via the coding sequence ATGAACGCGTGGCGACTGATCGAGAGTCCTGCGGCCGCGGGCGACTGGAACATGGCGGTCGATGCGGCGCTGATGGATTCGGTCGCCGCCGGAGGACCGTGTACTCTCCGTTTCTATCGCTGGGAAGCGCCAACTCTGTCGCTCGGTTACTTTCAGGCGGCGGCCCAGCGCGACGAGCACGCCCCCAGCAGGGATTGCCCTCTAGTGCGCCGCGCGACCGGCGGCGGAGCGATCGTCCATGATATCGAGATCACCTATAGCCTGGTCTTACCCGCCGAGCATCCGCGTGCCGCGCTGGCGCAGGAACTGTACCAGCTGCTGCACGAGACGCTCGTCGAGGTTCTCGGCGAATGGCACATCGCAGCGACGATTTGTCCGCGCGGCGACAAGTTGTCAGCCCACGAAGAGCCGTTCCTGTGCTTCCAACGCCGCGCCGCGGGCGACGTGCTGCTGGGTGAATCGAAGATCGCCGGCAGTGCGCAGCGCCGCCGACGGGGCGCCATTTTGCAGCATGGTAGTGTCCTCCTGTCGAAATCGCGTGCAGCGCCGGAGCTTTTCGGCATAAGCGATTTGGGGGGAACGGTGGTGCCGGCGCACGACCTCCAAGGCGCGTGGCGCGATAGGCTCGGTAGGAGGTGCGAAGTCTGCTGGCGGGCCGAGGGGCTCAGCGTCGAGGAAACAGGACGGGCGGCGCGGCTGGTCGAAGAAATTTACGGCCAGTTGGACTGGACCCGCCGTCGCTAA